GAACGTGCGACACAAACACGTGAGTTGCTGGCTTGGGGTTATGCAAACTTCGAAACCAAAAATGTTCAACCAGCTAAACAGGTACTTGCCAAAGCCAAAGTCTGGTTTGGTAAGGAAGATGAAGTTCAGATCGGTCTTGCTGAAAACTTTAACGTGACCATGCCGAAAGGTCAGGCCAACGCGATTAAAACCCAGCTCGTGGTTCAGCCTAAACTGACTGCACCTTTACAGCCAGGTCAGGTCGTAGGTAAATACGTTGCGACTCTGGATGGCAAAGTGATTTCAGAAAAACCATTGGTGGCTTTAAACGCAGTTGAAGAAGCAGGTTTCTTCGCGCGTATGCTCGATCATATTAAACAGTTCTTCTCAAACTTGTTCTAAGTTTAAATAGACTGTTTTAGTCCCGGACTAAGACCAAAGCACTCATTCAGATGGGTGCTTTTTATTTTATACTATGCACATGATCCTTAAACTTTTAATGAGCAGATCACCATGAGCCAAAATATTCGACCATATCTGGACACTACTCCAGAAATTGATGAATCGTGTTATATCGATCCGATGGGAATCGTGGTCGGCGATGTGGTCTTGGCTGAAAATGTCTCAGTCTGGCCTTTTGCCGTGATTCGTGGTGATGTCAATTCCATCCGGATTGGTAAAAATTCGAATGTTCAGGATCATGCTATGTTGCATGTCAGTCATAAAAAAGCCGATAAGCCTGAAGGTTCGCCTTTAATTATTGGTGAAGATGTCACCATTGGCCATCATGTCAAACTACATGGTTGTACCATTGGCAATCGTGTTTTGGTCGGTATTGGTACGATTATTCTGGATGATGTGATTGTTGAAGATGATGTCATGATTGGTGCAGGTTCGCTTGTTCCACCGAATAAGGTTTTGGAAAGTGGTTATTTGTATGTGGGCAGCCCTGTGAAAAAAGTGCGTCCGCTGACAGATAAGGAAAAAGCATTTTTGCCTTATTCAGCGCAGAATTATGTGAAGGTTTCGGGGAATTATAGATCTTTTAAATAATTCAATCACTTTAGAAGTCGGTAAATAATACATGAAGACCATAATAAAATTAAATAATTTAGATGCTAAAAAATTTTTTCAAGAATCTCATAATTATTGTAATTTAGACCTTCCTGTATATTTTAATTTTTCACCACTTTTATCCAAAGTATCGGAATATATGGATAATAAGCAGTTTAATTCATTAGGGTCTGTTGACATTTACTGTTCATAATTAACCCTATAAAGGTAGCCATAAAAATATACAGGCTAAAGCAACAGAACTTTGATAATTTCTTTTGAGCTTGTCATATCGAGTAGCTATTCCTCTAAATTGCTTTAATCTACAAAACATATTTTCAACTAAATGCCTGATTTTATATAAACACCAGTCCATATGGTCATTGTTTGATTGGCTATTTGTTTTCTTTGGTATATTCGCTTTAGTCCCTGTTTTTCTGATCTGCTCACGCAGTGGTTCTGAATCATAGCCTTTATCTGCGCATACCACTTCTGTCTCTTTTAAATCTAATGTTGATATTAAATCAGGTGCAACTTTAACATCATGTGTGGTTCCATCGGTAATCATGAAATCAATAGGATTGCCATGTGCATCAACAATCAAATGTATTTTTGAGGAGTTTCCCCCTACACTTTTAGAAATAGATTGATTCGCTATGCCGGCAGAATGTTGATGAGCACGTACATGAGAGCCATCAATAAAAATCCACTCCATATCGGGACATGAGGCTAGTAATTTGAATAATCTAAGTAACTTACCGCTGCTTGACCAACGATTAAAACGTTTGAAAATAGAGTTGGAATGACCAAAACAACAAGGAATATCTCGCCACGGACAGCCTGTTCTAATTCTATAGAGA
The nucleotide sequence above comes from Acinetobacter lwoffii. Encoded proteins:
- a CDS encoding gamma carbonic anhydrase family protein — encoded protein: MSQNIRPYLDTTPEIDESCYIDPMGIVVGDVVLAENVSVWPFAVIRGDVNSIRIGKNSNVQDHAMLHVSHKKADKPEGSPLIIGEDVTIGHHVKLHGCTIGNRVLVGIGTIILDDVIVEDDVMIGAGSLVPPNKVLESGYLYVGSPVKKVRPLTDKEKAFLPYSAQNYVKVSGNYRSFK